Genomic segment of uncultured Tolumonas sp.:
CGGTCGTATTTTGTTCCGTAACACCCGCGCTGCCAGTGCTGGTTTCCCAGTTCGTGAACTGCATGCCTACCCAATGCCACTGCCCGATCAGTATAAAACTGCCATCCGCGTCATGGGTATGATGGGCGGCAACACTGGTGATGCACTGACAAAAGCCAAACGTTATCTCTACCCGGAAAAAATCTTCGGTCAGTTTGAAGGCGATAACGCGTCGTGGACCCAGTTCGACCCGCGCGTCGATTGGCTGCTGAACCTGATCAAAACCGAACGCCATGAAAAAATTCTGGTGATCTGCTCTGAAGCCGCCTCTGCACTGACGCTGGAAAACACCCTGCGCACTCGTGAAGGCGTGCGTTGCACCGTATTCCACGAGGGCATGAGCCTGCTGGAGCGTGACAAATCGGCGGCTTATTTTGCTGATCCGGATGGTGGCGCGCAGGTGATGCTGTGCTCTGAAATTGGTTCAGAAGGTCGTAACTTCCAGTTCGCCCGTCATCTGGTGCTGTTCGATCTGCCGCTGAACCCCGATCTGCTGGAACAGCGTATCGGTCGTCTCGATCGTATCGGTCAGAAAAACGTCGTGCAGATCCACGTGCCATACTTGGAAGAAACGCCACAACGCACGCTGATCCGCTGGTATCACGAAGGATTAGATGCCTTCGAGCACACCTGCCCGACTGGTCGTGTGGTGTTTGATCAGGTGCAAGATCAGCTGTTCACGCTGCTGGCCGATAACCAGAGCAGTGACGATGCCATGACGCCGCTGCTGCAACAAACCCGTGCCCTGCACGATGAGCTGAAAGCCAAACTGGAACAGGGCCGCGACCGTCTGCTGGAAATCCAATCCAGCGGTGGCAAACATGCCCAGCAACTGGTCGAGCAATTGGAAGAAGAAGACGACGACACCAGTCTGGTCGCCTTCGCACTGCACCTGTTTGATGACATCGGGATCGCACAAGATGATCGTGGCGAACAGGCCGTGGTGCTGACGCCGACCGATCACATGCTGATCCCAAGCTTCCCTGGTCTGCCGGAAGATGGCGTCACCGTGACCTTTGAACGTGATGTAGCCTTAAGCCGTGAAGACTTGAGCTTCCTGACGTGGGATCACCCGATGATCCGCGGTGGTATCGATCTGGTGCTGGCCTCTGATATTGGTTCCACCGCCGTGTCGCTGCTGAAAAACAGCAAAATGCCCGCCGGAACCATCTTCCTTGAGCTGATCTTTGTGGCCGAATCCGTTAGTCACCCGCAGTTGTATCGCTTCCTACCGCCAACGCCGATCCGTCTGCTGCTGGATAAAAACAGTAATAACGTCGGTGAACAAGTGGGCTTCGTACAATTCCATCGTCAGTTGATGCCAATCAACCGTCAGCTGGCCAGCAAATTGGTATCGAGTTCGCAAGCAGTGATCCATGAGATGATTGGCAAAGCAGAACAAGTTGCGCATCCACGCATGGAGCAAATTGTTGCCGATGCACGTCAGACCATGCAACACACGCTGACTGCCGAGCTAACCCGTATGGAACAACTCAAAGCCATCAACCCATCGGTACGTGACAGTGAACTGGAGCATTTGCGTGAACTGCGTCAGGAACTGAATCATCTGATGGATAAAACGCAACTTAAACTGGATGCGGTCCGCTTTGTAGTAGTCACCAACCAGTAATTTACGGCACAATAGCCACACTCAGGGTGTCAGCTTCTGGCACCCTTTTTATCATCTGAATGCACGGAAACCACATGAGCACCTTTGTTTACAACCCACCGATGGAGCCTTATCTCGATATCCTGTACGAGGATGAGCACATTATTGTGATGAATAAACCAAGTGGCCTGCTCAGTGTGCCGGGAAAAGCCGTTGAACATGCCGACAGCATCGCATGGCGCGTACGTCAGCGTTGCCCAGAAGCCGGCAGCGTACATCGTCTGGATATGAGCACCTCAGGTGTGATCTTGATGGCAAAATATTCCAAAGCGACCGGCATTTTGGGAAAACAGTTTCAAGAACGTAAAACCGGTAAATTTTATTACGCTTGGGTCTATGGCCAGGTAGAAGGTACGGAAGGCGATATTGATTTGCCTTTGTGTGTGGATTGGGAAAACCGCCCACTGCAACGTGTCGATTATGAAAATGGCCGCTCCGCGCAAACCCATTGGGAACGTATTCGTGTTGAAGCCGATCGCACATTGATGAAACTAACGCCTTATACCGGGCGCTCCCATCAGTTACGCGTGCACATGCGAGAGCTGGGCCACCCGATTTTGGGCGATCATCTGTATGCCCCGAAAGAAGCGCAAGATCTGGTGCCACATTTACAGCTGCATGCTGCTATGCTCAGTTTTTATCATCCGGTTACCGGTGAACCGATGCAATTTGAAGCACCGGCACCATTTCCGACTTAAGAACCAATTATTAAGAGAGCAATATCATGATGCGCTGGCTGATCTGTTGCTGTGTTCTGTGGTCATCATTGCTACTGGCGGCAGAAACAACCCCAGCTACCGCACCGGCTACACCGACCACTGAAACCCAAGCTGCCGCCAATGAAGTGGTACCAGCGGGTGAACCTGCAACCTCAGCTGCAACAAACACCACCAGTGCAGCATCATCAGCTACACCAACCAAACCGACTGCTTCAGCCGCAGAGCCAACGGAACAAGATCCAGAATATCTGATCCAACAACAGGATTGGCAGAAGCACCCTGATGCCCGTCAGTTTGGTCAAAACTGGGTTTTATTGCACAAGAGCGAACAATCGTTTGAACTTGGCGTCGCGATCTTGTTGCCGGAATGGCAAAAAACTGCGTCACTGTTACCGTTGTCGCAAGCGTTGAGTCGGCAAGGTTTTGACTGTGTGATCCTACTGCCTACACCACAACAACAAGCGGTGAACCCCGGCGATGAAAAACAGCAGGAAGCGATTAACAAACAGTTGGAACTGTGGAGCAGCCGGTTAGCCAGTGTGGATGAAAATCTGAATGTGTCCGGTGGCCATCGATTGGTGCTGGCACAAGGCAGCAGCGCCGTCTGGCTGGGGCAATTACTAAATGCTGACAAGCTCAATAAACCTGATGCAATTATCTTGTTGAATGCGTTTTACCCTGATAAACAGGCAAATCTGCTTCAAGCAACACAGCTCAGCAGCAGTACCTTACCCATTTTAGATTTATATCAGGAAGAGCACAGCAACTGGCTGACACAAGCCGCGCAACAACGCAAAATTGCCGCAAAACGCGCGACCAAACTAAACTGGCGGCAACAAACCATCAATGACTTAGGTGATAGCCCCGAGCGCATCAAAGGCTGGCTGACCACGCTCGGTTGGAAATAAGCACGATCATAAACCACGCGCTTGTTTGATCAGCTCCCACGCTTGTTGAATTTCCTGCGCTTTCTCTTTCGCCATGTTCATCATCTCTGGCGGTAAACCTTTAGAGATCAGCTTATCCGGATGATGCTGTGACATCTGTTTACGATAAGCTTTCTTTACATCAGTATCGGAAACATCGGCTGATACCCCCAAAATCGCATAGGCATCACGCAGGCGATCTCGGCCCGGCATTTGCTGCTGCCCTGCCCCGGATGAAGAATAGCGTTGCTGCTGTTGTCCCTGATGTGAAAAGTTAAAGCCCGCTTCCGCCATCGCCAATAGCTGTTCCAGCTC
This window contains:
- the rapA gene encoding RNA polymerase-associated protein RapA, whose product is MSFALGQRWISDTETDLGLGTVVAIEGRMITLLFPANGEQRLYARESAPVTRVRFNEGDRITSHEEWQLDVRAVEETDGLLTYHGTRVDDGAEVALREVMLNNFIKFNKPQDRLFAGQIDRHSRFALRYEALTHQHARRRNPTRGLASGRVSLIPHQLHIAREVGHRHAPRVLLADEVGLGKTIEAGMIIHQQLLSGRAKRVLILVPDSLQYQWLVEMLRRFNLMFSLFDEERCVESEHDAVNPFETEQFVLCSLDWLRKKKARFEQVLECEWDLLVVDEAHHLVWSEDAPSREYQVVEALAEEIPGVLLLTATPDQLGHASHFARLRLLDPERFYDYEAFVAEEQAYGQIADAAQPLLNGDALNAEQITVLQSLLPELDAAQLQSDEYREEVLKDLLDRHGTGRILFRNTRAASAGFPVRELHAYPMPLPDQYKTAIRVMGMMGGNTGDALTKAKRYLYPEKIFGQFEGDNASWTQFDPRVDWLLNLIKTERHEKILVICSEAASALTLENTLRTREGVRCTVFHEGMSLLERDKSAAYFADPDGGAQVMLCSEIGSEGRNFQFARHLVLFDLPLNPDLLEQRIGRLDRIGQKNVVQIHVPYLEETPQRTLIRWYHEGLDAFEHTCPTGRVVFDQVQDQLFTLLADNQSSDDAMTPLLQQTRALHDELKAKLEQGRDRLLEIQSSGGKHAQQLVEQLEEEDDDTSLVAFALHLFDDIGIAQDDRGEQAVVLTPTDHMLIPSFPGLPEDGVTVTFERDVALSREDLSFLTWDHPMIRGGIDLVLASDIGSTAVSLLKNSKMPAGTIFLELIFVAESVSHPQLYRFLPPTPIRLLLDKNSNNVGEQVGFVQFHRQLMPINRQLASKLVSSSQAVIHEMIGKAEQVAHPRMEQIVADARQTMQHTLTAELTRMEQLKAINPSVRDSELEHLRELRQELNHLMDKTQLKLDAVRFVVVTNQ
- a CDS encoding RluA family pseudouridine synthase, coding for MSTFVYNPPMEPYLDILYEDEHIIVMNKPSGLLSVPGKAVEHADSIAWRVRQRCPEAGSVHRLDMSTSGVILMAKYSKATGILGKQFQERKTGKFYYAWVYGQVEGTEGDIDLPLCVDWENRPLQRVDYENGRSAQTHWERIRVEADRTLMKLTPYTGRSHQLRVHMRELGHPILGDHLYAPKEAQDLVPHLQLHAAMLSFYHPVTGEPMQFEAPAPFPT
- a CDS encoding DUF3530 family protein; its protein translation is MMRWLICCCVLWSSLLLAAETTPATAPATPTTETQAAANEVVPAGEPATSAATNTTSAASSATPTKPTASAAEPTEQDPEYLIQQQDWQKHPDARQFGQNWVLLHKSEQSFELGVAILLPEWQKTASLLPLSQALSRQGFDCVILLPTPQQQAVNPGDEKQQEAINKQLELWSSRLASVDENLNVSGGHRLVLAQGSSAVWLGQLLNADKLNKPDAIILLNAFYPDKQANLLQATQLSSSTLPILDLYQEEHSNWLTQAAQQRKIAAKRATKLNWRQQTINDLGDSPERIKGWLTTLGWK